In Silene latifolia isolate original U9 population chromosome X, ASM4854445v1, whole genome shotgun sequence, the following proteins share a genomic window:
- the LOC141618331 gene encoding ferric reduction oxidase 4-like isoform X1 gives MSSLYLLKLICLLVFLGWMLIWILIPTDVYKSKWTPKLSEKFNATYIGGQGTNLFLLTFPIMLISVLGCIYIHIKNKEELSKKSSTGKKRLASLSRPLLVLGPLGVITTIELIFVIMGIALMTWQFGNYYAAAAKHPHLHHPGEKIWQARFRAVWLRLGYASNVAWAFVFFPVTRFSSILPLVGLTYESSIKYHIWVGQAVMILSALHSIGFIIYWLMVNQMIEALEWSPTYVSNLGGEISWIFLIAMWVTSFAYTRRKSFEVFFYTHQLYALATLFYVIHIGVAWTCQILPGIFLFTLDRFLRFLQSRSNARLISARLLPSGTVEMTFRKSPGVHYGVTSNLFVKAPKISKLQWHPFTVISNENMDPDTLSIAFNTGGSWTTKMEKQLSSSLDRLEVSVEGPYGPASTSFLEHESLVLICGGSGITPFISIIREIIHRSNTQGSHIPRVQLICAFKHASALTMLDLLLPVDSTTSDLSKIQLEIQVYITRENEAPTADSQKLVQTKWFKPSPQDVPIAPVLGQNGWLLLSFIITSSFILFFIVLALVTQYHIYPRDHNTNATYNFTVWVLWDIFIMCISVILVSSIVFLWQKSKMKEDQKQINNVEVPSPMNSPGSWFGGGSSELESLPYQPLVQATQVHYEGRPNLQKILSECKGSDIGVIASGPRGMRHDVARICSIFGTKNLHYEYLSFNW, from the exons ATGAGCAGCCTTTATCTGCTGAAGCTGATATGTCTTTTAGTATTCCTCGGGTGGATGTTAATATGGATTCTGATACCAACGGATGTCTACAAGTCTAAGTGGACTCCTAAACTATCAGAGAAGTTCAATGCCACATACATTGGTGGACAAG GTACTAATCTTTTCCTGCTAACATTTCCTATAATGTTGATATCTGTTCTCGGTTGCATCTACATTCATATTAAGAACAAGGAGGAGTTATCAAAGAAAAG TTCTACAGGTAAGAAGCGTTTGGCCTCTTTAAGTCGGCCGCTTCTTGTACTTGGGCCCCTTGGGGTCATTACTACAATAGAGCTGATTTTTGTAATAATGGGCATTGCACTTATGACTTGGCAATTTGGGAACTACTATGCTGCCGCTGCCAAGCATCCACACCTTCATCATCCTGGTGAGAAAAT TTGGCAAGCGAGGTTTCGGGCTGTGTGGTTGAGATTGGGATATGCATCAAATGTCGCTTGGGCGTTTGTCTTCTTTCCAGTGACACGATTTTCCTCAATCCTGCCACTGGTTGGGTTAACATATGAGTCAAGCATTAAGTATCATATATGGGTTGGGCAAGCAGTGATGATACTCTCAGCGTTGCACAGCATTGGTTTCATTATCTACTGGTTGATGGTTAACCAGATGATCGAG GCGCTGGAGTGGTCACCAACCTATGTATCAAATTTAGGAGGAGAGATATCATGGATTTTCCTGATAGCTATGTGGGTAACAAGCTTTGCATACACCAGGAGAAAGTCATTTGAAGTCTTCTTTTACACGCATCAGCTTTACGCTCTGGCGACCTTATTTTATGTTATACACATTGGGGTTGCCTGGACATGTCAGATCCTTCCTGGAATATTCCTATTTACTCTTGATCGGTTTCTACGATTTTTACAGTCGCGTTCTAATGCTAGGCTCATCTCAGCCCGACTTCTTCCTAGTGGAACTGTGGAAATGACTTTTCGCAAGAGTCCAG GTGTGCATTATGGTGTCACTAGCAACTTGTTTGTAAAAGCACCCAAAATATCGAAATTACAGTGGCATCCATTTACCGTGATTTCAAATGAGAACATGGACCCTGATACACTGAGCATTGCCTTCAATACTGGAGGAAGTTGGACAACAAAGATGGAAAAACAACTTTCATCTTCTCTAGACAGGCTTGAAGTATCGGTTGAGGGACCATATGGGCCTGCTTCAACCAGCTTCCTAGA GCACGAATCTCTTGTGCTGATCTGTGGAGGCAGTGGGATAACCCCATTTATATCCATAATTCGAGAGATTATTCATCGATCCAATACCCAAGGAAGCCATATCCCCCGGGTTCAGCTCATTTGCGCCTTCAAGCATGCATCTGCTCTCACAATGCTCGACCTCTTGCTTCCTGTTGATAGTACTACCAGTGATCTGTCAAAAATTCAGCTGGAAATTCAGGTATACATAACTAGAGAGAATGAGGCACCCACAGCCGACAGTCAGAAGCTTGTTCAGACCAAGTGGTTCAAGCCGAGCCCACAGGATGTTCCCATTGCTCCGGTTTTAGGCCAAAATGGGTGGCTCTTACTTTCCTTCATTATCACATCTTCCTTCATCCTGTTTTTTATAGTTCTAGCATTGGTTACACAGTACCATATCTATCCTAGAGATCACAACACAAACGCGACCTACAATTTCACCGTTTGGGTTCTTTGGGACATTTTTATTATGTGTATCAGTGTAATTCTCGTCAGTAGCATAGTTTTTCTATGGCAAAAGAGCAAGATGAAGGAAGATCAGAAACAGATTAACAATGTTGAAGTGCCATCACCAATGAATTCGCCGGGGTCTTGGTTTGGTGGTGGGAGTAGTGAACTCGAAAGTCTTCCATATCAACCGCTTGTCCAAGCTACACAAGTGCATTATGAAGGCAGGCCTAATCTCCAAA AAATATTATCAGaatgcaaaggaagcgatatagGAGTGATAGCTTCGGGACCAAGGGGAATGAGACATGATGTTGCAAGAATATGTTCAATTTTCGGAACAAAGAACCTGCATTATGAATACCTTAGTTTTAACTGGTGA
- the LOC141618331 gene encoding ferric reduction oxidase 4-like isoform X2: MSSLYLLKLICLLVFLGWMLIWILIPTDVYKSKWTPKLSEKFNATYIGGQGKKRLASLSRPLLVLGPLGVITTIELIFVIMGIALMTWQFGNYYAAAAKHPHLHHPGEKIWQARFRAVWLRLGYASNVAWAFVFFPVTRFSSILPLVGLTYESSIKYHIWVGQAVMILSALHSIGFIIYWLMVNQMIEALEWSPTYVSNLGGEISWIFLIAMWVTSFAYTRRKSFEVFFYTHQLYALATLFYVIHIGVAWTCQILPGIFLFTLDRFLRFLQSRSNARLISARLLPSGTVEMTFRKSPGVHYGVTSNLFVKAPKISKLQWHPFTVISNENMDPDTLSIAFNTGGSWTTKMEKQLSSSLDRLEVSVEGPYGPASTSFLEHESLVLICGGSGITPFISIIREIIHRSNTQGSHIPRVQLICAFKHASALTMLDLLLPVDSTTSDLSKIQLEIQVYITRENEAPTADSQKLVQTKWFKPSPQDVPIAPVLGQNGWLLLSFIITSSFILFFIVLALVTQYHIYPRDHNTNATYNFTVWVLWDIFIMCISVILVSSIVFLWQKSKMKEDQKQINNVEVPSPMNSPGSWFGGGSSELESLPYQPLVQATQVHYEGRPNLQKILSECKGSDIGVIASGPRGMRHDVARICSIFGTKNLHYEYLSFNW; the protein is encoded by the exons ATGAGCAGCCTTTATCTGCTGAAGCTGATATGTCTTTTAGTATTCCTCGGGTGGATGTTAATATGGATTCTGATACCAACGGATGTCTACAAGTCTAAGTGGACTCCTAAACTATCAGAGAAGTTCAATGCCACATACATTGGTGGACAAG GTAAGAAGCGTTTGGCCTCTTTAAGTCGGCCGCTTCTTGTACTTGGGCCCCTTGGGGTCATTACTACAATAGAGCTGATTTTTGTAATAATGGGCATTGCACTTATGACTTGGCAATTTGGGAACTACTATGCTGCCGCTGCCAAGCATCCACACCTTCATCATCCTGGTGAGAAAAT TTGGCAAGCGAGGTTTCGGGCTGTGTGGTTGAGATTGGGATATGCATCAAATGTCGCTTGGGCGTTTGTCTTCTTTCCAGTGACACGATTTTCCTCAATCCTGCCACTGGTTGGGTTAACATATGAGTCAAGCATTAAGTATCATATATGGGTTGGGCAAGCAGTGATGATACTCTCAGCGTTGCACAGCATTGGTTTCATTATCTACTGGTTGATGGTTAACCAGATGATCGAG GCGCTGGAGTGGTCACCAACCTATGTATCAAATTTAGGAGGAGAGATATCATGGATTTTCCTGATAGCTATGTGGGTAACAAGCTTTGCATACACCAGGAGAAAGTCATTTGAAGTCTTCTTTTACACGCATCAGCTTTACGCTCTGGCGACCTTATTTTATGTTATACACATTGGGGTTGCCTGGACATGTCAGATCCTTCCTGGAATATTCCTATTTACTCTTGATCGGTTTCTACGATTTTTACAGTCGCGTTCTAATGCTAGGCTCATCTCAGCCCGACTTCTTCCTAGTGGAACTGTGGAAATGACTTTTCGCAAGAGTCCAG GTGTGCATTATGGTGTCACTAGCAACTTGTTTGTAAAAGCACCCAAAATATCGAAATTACAGTGGCATCCATTTACCGTGATTTCAAATGAGAACATGGACCCTGATACACTGAGCATTGCCTTCAATACTGGAGGAAGTTGGACAACAAAGATGGAAAAACAACTTTCATCTTCTCTAGACAGGCTTGAAGTATCGGTTGAGGGACCATATGGGCCTGCTTCAACCAGCTTCCTAGA GCACGAATCTCTTGTGCTGATCTGTGGAGGCAGTGGGATAACCCCATTTATATCCATAATTCGAGAGATTATTCATCGATCCAATACCCAAGGAAGCCATATCCCCCGGGTTCAGCTCATTTGCGCCTTCAAGCATGCATCTGCTCTCACAATGCTCGACCTCTTGCTTCCTGTTGATAGTACTACCAGTGATCTGTCAAAAATTCAGCTGGAAATTCAGGTATACATAACTAGAGAGAATGAGGCACCCACAGCCGACAGTCAGAAGCTTGTTCAGACCAAGTGGTTCAAGCCGAGCCCACAGGATGTTCCCATTGCTCCGGTTTTAGGCCAAAATGGGTGGCTCTTACTTTCCTTCATTATCACATCTTCCTTCATCCTGTTTTTTATAGTTCTAGCATTGGTTACACAGTACCATATCTATCCTAGAGATCACAACACAAACGCGACCTACAATTTCACCGTTTGGGTTCTTTGGGACATTTTTATTATGTGTATCAGTGTAATTCTCGTCAGTAGCATAGTTTTTCTATGGCAAAAGAGCAAGATGAAGGAAGATCAGAAACAGATTAACAATGTTGAAGTGCCATCACCAATGAATTCGCCGGGGTCTTGGTTTGGTGGTGGGAGTAGTGAACTCGAAAGTCTTCCATATCAACCGCTTGTCCAAGCTACACAAGTGCATTATGAAGGCAGGCCTAATCTCCAAA AAATATTATCAGaatgcaaaggaagcgatatagGAGTGATAGCTTCGGGACCAAGGGGAATGAGACATGATGTTGCAAGAATATGTTCAATTTTCGGAACAAAGAACCTGCATTATGAATACCTTAGTTTTAACTGGTGA
- the LOC141618333 gene encoding RAF-like serine/threonine-protein kinase 20, whose protein sequence is MVVEEKNEGGDEESALSQLGTVRVKFFCSHGGKILPRPSDGTLKYVGGETRAVAVPRSISFSELMNKMNDLFDGEYVLKYQIAKEDLDSLVSVKCDEDIRHMLDEYDRLEQAGPSKLRTFLFPVNPVVVSSLQSRLTRVNRVQSSPNLCSLSARHILPATPYQHNYYHGCQSPDHHHSPSWQGYQSPITVHGGRSEYNRAPPLMGHHNAMSIRYPGSGGHRRWGHLEQYSTQCASLPRSPADLWEF, encoded by the exons ATGGTGGTAGAAGAGAAAAATGAAGGAGGTGATGAAGAATCTGCATTATCACAATTAGGGACAGTAAGAGTCAAGTTTTTTTGTAGCCATGGTGGTAAAATATTGCCTCGTCCTTCTGATGGAACACTTAAATACGTCGGTGGCGAAACCCGTGCTGTTGCTGTTCCTCGCTCTATTTCTTTCTCCG AACTTATGAACAAGATGAATGATTTATTCGACGGGGAGTATGTCCTGAAATATCAGATAGCAAAGGAGGATCTTGATTCATTGGTATCAGTAAAGTGTGACGAAGACATCCGCCATATGCTTGATGAATATGATCGTCTTGAACAAGCCGGACCTTCTAAGCTCCGAACCTTCTTATTTCCTGTCAACCCAGTTGTGGTCAGCAGTCTCCAAAGCCGGCTCACCCGGGTCAACCGAGTCCAGAGCTCACCTAATTTATGCAGTCTAAGTGCGCGTCACATTTTGCCTGCAACGCCATATCAGCATAATTACTACCATGGGTGTCAGTCGCCAGATCATCATCATAGTCCAAGCTGGCAGGGTTACCAGTCTCCCATCACAGTGCATGGTGGCAGAAGTGAATACAACAGGGCTCCTCCGCTTATGGGTCACCACAATGCAATGTCAATAAGGTATCCCGGAAGTGGGGGCCACAGAAGATGGGGCCACCTTGAACAGTATTCTACACAGTGTGCTAGCCTTCCCCGCAGTCCTGCTGATCTTTGGGAGTTTTGA